One Physeter macrocephalus isolate SW-GA chromosome 19, ASM283717v5, whole genome shotgun sequence genomic window carries:
- the FOXN4 gene encoding forkhead box protein N4, whose protein sequence is MIESDISSMMSGIIRNSGQNHHPSPQEYRLLAATGDDDLPGDLQSLSWLTAVDVPRLQQVTSGRVDLGGPSAPHAHPGALARAADLHVGAAPGPLLHGPAGMAPQGMLGLGHLTNHGASQMNQFPVGGQPATSLQDPPPLYSPTSQLQFPLPPGVQQCAPVGLYGSPFGARPPYPQPRMAVHSSQELHPKHYPKPIYSYSCLIAMALKNSKTGSLPVSEIYSFMKEHFPYFKTAPDGWKNSVRHNLSLNKCFEKVENKMSGSSRKGCLWALNLARIDKMEEEMHKWKRKDLAAIHRSMANPEELDKLISDRPESCRRPGKPGEPEAPVLTHATTVAMAHSCLAVSQLPHQPLMTLSLQSVPLHHQVQPQAHLTPDSPAPAQTPPLHALPDLSPSPLPQPTVGRAPVDFINISTDMNTEVDALDPSIMDFALQGNLWEEIKDEGFSLDTLGAFGDSPLGCELGASGLTPVSGGSDQSFPDLQVTGLYSTYSTPDSAATPAVTSSSQYLGAPGNKPIALL, encoded by the exons GCTCCTGGCCGCCACCGGCGATGATGACCTCCCCGGGGACCTGCAATCGCTGTCGTGGCTCACGGCCGTGGACGTGCCGAGGCTGCAGCAGGTGACGAGTGGCCGTGTGGACCTGGGGGGTCCCAGTGCGCCACACGCGCACCCAG GTGCCTTGGCCAGGGCAGCTGACCTGCATGTGGGAGCTGCCCCAGGTCCCCTGCTCCATGGCCCAGCTGGCATGGCCCCCCAAGGCATGCTGGGTCTGGGCCACCTGACCAACCATGGAGCCAGC caaATGAACCAGTTCCCTGTGGGGGGCCAGCCCGCAACCAGCCTGCAGGACCCGCCACCGCTGTACTCTCCCACCTCCCAACTACAGTTCCCGCTACCCCCGGGCGTCCAGCAG TGCGCTCCTGTGGGCCTGTATGGTTCCCCGTTTGGGGCACGgcctccctacccccagccccgcATGGCTGTGCATTCATCTCAGGAACTGCACCCCAAACACTACCCCAAGCCCATCTATTCATACAG CTGTCTGATCGCCATGGCCCTGAAGAACAGCAAGACAGGCAGCCTGCCCGTGAGTGAGATCTACAGCTTCATGAAGGAGCACTTCCCCTACTTCAAG ACGGCTCCCGACGGCTGGAAGAACTCAGTGCGCCACAACCTGTCCCTGAACAAGTGCTTTGAGAAGGTGGAAAATAAGATGAGCGGCTCCTCGCGGAAGGGCTGCCTGTGGGCCCTGAACCTGGCCCGCATCgacaagatggaggaggagatgcACAAGTGGAAGAGGAAGGACCTGGCCGCCATCCACCGGAGCATGGCCAACCCCG AGGAGCTGGACAAGCTGATCTCGGACAGGCCAGAAAGCTGCCGACGCCCTGGCAAGCCAGGGGAGCCTGAGGCCCCCGTGCTGACCCATGCCACCAcggtggccatggcccacagctGCCTGGCCGTCTCCCAGCTCCCACACCAGCCACTGATGACCCTGTCCCTGCAGTCGGTTCCCCTGCACCACCAGGTCCAGCCCCAGGCACATCTCACCCCAGACTCTCCTGCCCCGGCCCAGACCCCACCCCTGCATGCCCTGCCGGACCTgagccccagccccctcccccagcccaccgTGGGAAGGGCACCTGTGGACTTCATCAACATCAGCACTGACATGAACACCGAGGTGGACGCCCTGGACCCCAGCATCATGGACTTCGCTCTGCAGG GGAACCTCTGGGAGGAGATCAAGGATGAAGGCTTCAGCCTGGACACACTGGGCGCCTTCGGAGACTCCCCGCTGGGCTGTGAGCTGGGGGCCTCGGGCCTGACCCCTGTCTCCGGCGGCAGTGACCAGTCCTTCCCAGACCTGCAGGTGACCGGTCTCTACAGCACCTACTCGACCCCGGACAGTGCGGCCACGCCAGCCGTCACCTCCTCCTCTCAGTACCTGGGAGCCCCGGGGAACAAGCCTATAGCCCTGCTTTGA